A window from Leptospira meyeri encodes these proteins:
- a CDS encoding cation diffusion facilitator family transporter yields MTKPRPKRSRLVFFLSLSGILSIVIFFIEWIGSRESGSLALFADAGHIFTDVFAHLISLFALLIASKKPTTRYPFGFHRFEVLAALLNGFLLIGIAIFILYESYLRFSGTAQVEPDSMLAYAVIGFGINLVSAGLLVGVSKTSLNLKSAYLHVLSDLLGTLAVVLGALIIRFTGFKEVDHFLSVILGIFILKTSYGIVKESVEILIEADTSDFDKEHLLEHIKVLKGIEAVPQITVRKLTSGVFSVEIQILVNQGTDRDKIVLEIHKVLKGEFGVPFVSVEILSSSFKEKLEEISVRETEREFGHHGHSHGHAHDHH; encoded by the coding sequence ATGACTAAACCAAGACCCAAACGTTCCCGATTGGTATTTTTTTTAAGTCTTTCAGGTATTTTATCCATAGTCATATTTTTTATTGAATGGATTGGTTCTAGAGAGAGCGGAAGCCTTGCACTTTTTGCCGATGCAGGCCATATCTTCACAGATGTTTTTGCCCACCTCATCTCTCTATTTGCTTTACTCATTGCTTCTAAAAAACCCACAACAAGATATCCCTTTGGATTTCATCGTTTTGAGGTACTAGCTGCTTTACTCAATGGCTTTCTCCTTATTGGTATTGCTATTTTCATTTTGTATGAAAGTTACTTACGTTTTTCAGGGACAGCACAAGTAGAACCCGACTCAATGTTGGCATATGCTGTCATTGGCTTTGGAATCAACTTAGTATCAGCAGGCCTCCTTGTTGGGGTGAGTAAAACCAGTCTCAACTTAAAGTCAGCCTATTTACATGTTCTCAGCGATCTATTAGGAACTTTAGCCGTAGTTCTAGGAGCTCTTATCATTCGTTTTACTGGATTTAAAGAAGTGGATCATTTTTTAAGTGTCATTCTCGGAATTTTCATCCTAAAAACTTCCTACGGAATTGTGAAAGAGTCTGTCGAAATTTTAATTGAAGCAGACACAAGCGATTTTGACAAAGAACATTTATTAGAGCATATCAAAGTTTTAAAAGGGATTGAGGCAGTTCCTCAAATTACGGTTCGAAAACTCACATCAGGAGTTTTTTCTGTCGAGATCCAAATTTTAGTAAACCAAGGAACAGATAGAGATAAAATTGTATTAGAAATTCATAAAGTTCTCAAAGGTGAATTTGGAGTACCTTTTGTATCTGTAGAAATTCTTTCCTCATCATTCAAAGAAAAACTGGAAGAAATTTCTGTTAGAGAAACGGAACGTGAGTTTGGCCACCATGGGCATAGCCATGGACATGCGCATGACCATCACTAA
- a CDS encoding OmpA family protein — MQTFRILILFGFVSVSNLSADWVYFPYEYNQIYKEKYALELELTDIRKQHQNELNRLEEEKKELQTQNRNLLEDLELEKRNRAKEQDEYSDKMRDYDMRLRSLEKKGTDKERLLAEENRKREEKDRADLDAYKKKLEDKERECLQKEQKLRDTYESKIDELKERIRNLEEELANLRKLTKEQKRELERLAEQTKEFEEKLAKEITSGQIRLKRFHNKLIINIDDKISFDSGSSELKPAILPAIDKIREILASYPENYIVVEGHTDNVPIKTKFRNNWHLSSERALSVLEYMLQNKNLNPKNFSSAGYGEFQPIVPNTSKENKALNRRVDIVVVPRATGSLNTNND; from the coding sequence ATCCAAACCTTTCGTATCCTCATCCTATTCGGATTTGTCTCCGTATCAAACCTCTCTGCTGATTGGGTATATTTCCCCTATGAATACAACCAAATCTATAAAGAAAAATATGCTTTGGAGTTGGAATTAACGGATATACGCAAACAACACCAAAACGAACTGAACCGTCTGGAAGAAGAAAAAAAAGAACTCCAAACTCAAAATAGAAATCTTCTAGAAGATTTGGAATTAGAAAAACGCAATCGTGCAAAAGAACAAGACGAGTATTCCGACAAAATGCGTGATTATGACATGCGCCTTCGCAGTCTGGAAAAAAAAGGAACAGATAAAGAACGCCTCCTTGCGGAAGAGAATCGAAAACGAGAAGAAAAGGACCGTGCTGATTTAGATGCGTATAAGAAAAAACTCGAAGACAAGGAGAGAGAATGCCTCCAAAAAGAACAAAAACTTCGAGATACTTATGAATCAAAAATTGATGAACTCAAAGAAAGGATTCGGAATTTAGAAGAAGAGCTGGCAAACCTTCGCAAACTCACAAAAGAACAAAAAAGAGAATTGGAACGCCTTGCCGAACAAACAAAAGAATTTGAAGAAAAATTAGCAAAAGAAATTACCTCTGGCCAAATTCGACTCAAACGATTTCACAACAAACTCATTATCAATATTGATGATAAAATTTCCTTTGATAGTGGTTCCTCAGAATTGAAACCGGCTATCCTTCCTGCTATTGATAAAATCAGAGAAATCCTCGCCTCTTATCCAGAGAACTATATTGTTGTCGAAGGGCATACTGACAATGTTCCTATCAAAACTAAATTTCGAAACAATTGGCATCTTTCCAGCGAACGAGCATTATCTGTATTGGAATATATGTTACAAAATAAAAACCTAAACCCAAAAAACTTTTCTAGTGCCGGTTATGGTGAGTTCCAACCGATTGTTCCCAATACTTCCAAGGAAAACAAGGCGCTAAATCGTCGCGTGGACATTGTTGTGGTACCTAGAGCCACTGGGTCACTAAACACAAACAATGACTAA
- the mgtE gene encoding magnesium transporter encodes MEEERKKESEFRIKIDRDSDSYDGFVEQIKTLVSEENSKQLKEMIDGAHPADIVTLFRDLEREEELYLFRILPKEDQAYALVKMEEETLESFLEELSVDEISNTLNHIETDETTYLLSYLPSGKRELVLANLSKADSFEIRSQLGFRESSAGRLMSKDFATVSITDNVRKGIINVRKKAKEIEDIYQVYVTDEDGVLEGFIPLKDLFLTPINTKVAKITNFSVFAFHYDVDQEEVANTFKKYDLFSAAVTDDLGRIIGRITVDDVLEIVEEEASEDILLMAGVSEDERLSTPILQSVKRRIVWLNVNLLTAFVSSTVVAFFEDTISQIVVLATLMPIVAGLGGNAGTQSVTVVIRNIATGDLSFSNWWEAVRKEFTIGVLNGLVLGTVTGLMIFFVKGNLVLGLVVGTAMLVNMIVASLTGSLVPIVLKAMRVDPAIASSIFVTATTDVCGFFFFLGLATVFAKYLI; translated from the coding sequence ATGGAAGAAGAAAGAAAGAAAGAGTCCGAATTCCGTATCAAAATCGACAGAGACAGCGATTCCTATGATGGATTTGTCGAGCAGATCAAAACTCTTGTATCCGAAGAGAATTCAAAACAATTAAAAGAGATGATAGATGGGGCTCACCCTGCTGACATCGTTACTTTATTTCGTGATTTAGAAAGAGAAGAGGAATTATATCTTTTCAGAATCCTGCCTAAAGAAGACCAAGCCTACGCCTTGGTTAAAATGGAAGAAGAGACTTTAGAGTCTTTTTTAGAAGAACTTTCTGTCGATGAAATTTCCAATACACTGAATCATATTGAAACGGATGAAACAACATATCTTCTTTCTTATCTACCTAGCGGCAAACGAGAATTAGTTTTAGCAAATTTAAGTAAAGCCGATAGTTTTGAAATTCGCTCCCAACTTGGATTTCGTGAATCTTCTGCGGGACGACTTATGTCCAAAGACTTTGCCACTGTTTCCATCACTGACAATGTGCGTAAAGGGATCATTAATGTTCGAAAAAAAGCCAAAGAAATTGAAGATATCTACCAAGTATATGTGACAGATGAAGATGGTGTATTAGAAGGATTCATTCCTTTAAAAGATCTATTTCTTACCCCAATCAATACCAAAGTTGCAAAGATCACCAATTTTTCTGTGTTTGCATTTCATTATGATGTGGATCAGGAAGAGGTTGCCAATACATTTAAAAAATACGATTTATTCAGCGCTGCTGTAACAGATGACTTGGGAAGAATCATTGGTCGGATCACCGTTGACGATGTCTTAGAAATTGTGGAAGAAGAAGCTTCGGAAGATATCCTCCTCATGGCTGGGGTTTCTGAAGACGAAAGGTTATCCACACCCATTTTGCAATCTGTAAAACGTAGGATTGTTTGGCTCAATGTAAACTTGCTCACTGCCTTTGTGAGTTCTACTGTTGTTGCTTTTTTTGAAGATACCATTTCACAGATTGTAGTACTTGCGACACTAATGCCAATTGTGGCAGGACTTGGGGGTAATGCTGGAACACAATCCGTAACTGTTGTTATTCGTAATATTGCTACAGGAGACCTTTCTTTTTCCAATTGGTGGGAAGCGGTAAGAAAAGAATTTACCATTGGTGTTTTGAATGGACTTGTACTTGGAACAGTTACGGGTCTTATGATTTTTTTTGTGAAAGGAAACCTTGTACTTGGACTTGTGGTAGGAACTGCTATGCTTGTGAATATGATTGTAGCGTCTCTCACTGGGTCCCTAGTTCCCATTGTTTTAAAAGCCATGAGAGTGGATCCGGCAATTGCTTCATCGATCTTTGTCACAGCAACGACAGATGTTTGCGGATTTTTCTTTTTCCTCGGACTTGCCACAGTGTTTGCAAAATATTTAATTTAG
- a CDS encoding LA_2219 family laminin/E-cadherin/plasminogen-binding protein translates to MKFLPLFLPVVSLSLILGCQSSPPTNTNANSETNQEVHQTKDVLPPPGGEGEIILNEKGEEVQNHSGEIPFFQKKSDLPTELFRVYIASDSYMVRQIRHTDKIRRKPDAGGDELSKEEMKKFDLLSFVDDGMIVIGLNTVTGKLESIAFDRRVPRINDVAKIIQNDASRFNYEHASKDGTPIITKFLISYQIRLYPGKTRDEIKQMLQKKK, encoded by the coding sequence ATGAAATTTTTGCCTTTGTTTTTACCGGTTGTTTCACTTTCTTTGATCCTTGGTTGCCAATCCTCTCCCCCAACCAATACAAACGCCAACTCTGAAACCAATCAGGAAGTGCACCAAACAAAGGATGTACTCCCACCTCCGGGCGGTGAAGGTGAAATCATTCTAAACGAAAAAGGCGAAGAGGTTCAAAACCATTCCGGCGAAATTCCTTTTTTCCAAAAAAAGAGCGACCTTCCCACAGAACTTTTTCGAGTCTACATTGCTTCTGATTCTTACATGGTCCGTCAAATCCGTCATACTGATAAAATTCGCAGAAAACCGGATGCAGGTGGGGATGAACTTTCCAAAGAAGAAATGAAGAAGTTTGACTTACTTAGTTTTGTCGATGATGGGATGATTGTGATTGGTCTCAATACGGTGACTGGTAAATTGGAATCTATTGCTTTTGATCGCCGAGTTCCAAGGATCAATGACGTAGCAAAGATCATCCAAAACGATGCTTCCCGTTTTAACTATGAACATGCCTCTAAAGATGGAACTCCCATCATCACTAAGTTTTTAATTAGTTATCAGATTCGTTTGTATCCTGGAAAAACCAGAGACGAAATCAAACAGATGTTACAAAAGAAAAAGTAA
- a CDS encoding LEA type 2 family protein, which yields MKLAIPILFSIFTLQCSVLGVIQDKIPLPEFEFDSLSIKNITLTDITLSVLTSVKNPYPVSLPSSLLDMDIKIEGLKLSQIKTDLGAIEGKKTKQLPLEVKLKYTDLLNLYKKFPTKPMLEVSAEGNMKVPIPKQWQLLGKDSLSFPFVKKREIPAILPNVEIKNFKILMPSEAEILSASNTDTLANTATGFLKGLLGGSKQPASSAAKAGLSNLKLDLNTEFDFIFSNEAASNLNLTGLNYDLNLAGETFLNGTPKEIINSGKTSTVKIATKFPITSISSSLYKTIQSRSALFNLKGESGLKVPSVSEPIPFQYEKQGNFKW from the coding sequence ATGAAATTGGCCATCCCTATTCTTTTCTCTATCTTCACTCTCCAATGTTCTGTTCTCGGTGTCATTCAGGATAAAATTCCTTTGCCCGAATTTGAGTTCGATTCCTTATCCATTAAAAATATAACTTTAACAGATATCACACTTTCTGTTTTGACATCGGTAAAAAATCCCTATCCGGTTTCCCTTCCCAGTTCCTTACTGGATATGGATATCAAAATCGAAGGATTAAAACTTTCTCAAATTAAAACAGATTTAGGTGCCATCGAAGGAAAAAAAACCAAACAACTTCCCTTAGAAGTAAAACTAAAATATACTGATTTACTGAATTTATACAAAAAATTCCCAACCAAACCAATGTTAGAAGTGAGTGCAGAGGGAAATATGAAAGTTCCTATCCCAAAACAATGGCAACTTCTAGGAAAAGATTCCCTTAGTTTTCCGTTTGTCAAAAAACGAGAAATCCCTGCCATCCTCCCCAATGTTGAAATTAAAAACTTTAAAATCCTAATGCCTTCAGAAGCAGAGATTCTTAGTGCCTCGAATACGGATACTTTGGCAAACACTGCCACAGGGTTTTTGAAAGGGTTACTGGGAGGATCGAAACAACCAGCATCTTCAGCCGCAAAAGCTGGGTTGTCGAATTTAAAATTAGACCTAAATACAGAATTTGATTTTATATTTTCTAACGAGGCAGCTTCCAATTTAAATCTAACAGGACTTAACTATGACTTAAATCTTGCTGGTGAAACTTTTTTAAACGGAACGCCAAAAGAAATCATCAACTCGGGAAAAACTTCTACTGTTAAGATTGCCACAAAGTTTCCCATAACTTCAATTAGTTCCTCTTTATATAAAACCATCCAAAGTAGATCGGCTCTATTTAATTTAAAAGGGGAATCTGGACTAAAGGTTCCTTCTGTATCCGAACCCATTCCCTTCCAATATGAAAAACAAGGGAATTTTAAATGGTAA
- a CDS encoding exodeoxyribonuclease III, producing MKIITLNCNGIRSSLSKGLLDFIRQENPDIICFQETKAPVSEIDRSEFRSLGYDVHTCIAEKPGYSGTAVLTKLKPKSVVVGFGEGIYRSEGRSLFLEYPDFFLWNLYFPSGTSGEERQKVKYTFLDSFFDLAKPYTKKKKPLIVCGDVNIAHTEMDIHNAKGNQKSSGFLPEERAWVSKFLDSGFLDCYRVLQPETRDDYSWWTYRFQARKNNKGWRIDYFFITKSSLYKLESVSIAKEPILSDHAPVVMKIQFT from the coding sequence ATGAAAATCATCACGTTAAATTGCAACGGAATTCGCTCCAGTTTGAGCAAAGGTTTACTAGATTTTATACGTCAGGAAAATCCTGACATTATTTGTTTCCAAGAAACAAAGGCCCCTGTCTCAGAGATAGACCGATCGGAATTTCGAAGTTTGGGCTATGATGTCCACACATGCATTGCAGAGAAACCTGGATACAGTGGCACTGCTGTTCTTACCAAACTCAAACCAAAATCAGTAGTAGTAGGATTTGGTGAAGGAATCTATCGAAGTGAAGGCAGGTCCCTCTTTTTAGAATACCCAGATTTTTTTCTCTGGAATCTGTATTTTCCCTCCGGTACAAGCGGAGAAGAAAGGCAAAAAGTAAAATATACATTTTTAGATTCCTTTTTTGACCTAGCAAAACCCTATACAAAAAAGAAAAAACCACTGATTGTTTGTGGCGATGTCAATATCGCTCATACAGAGATGGATATCCACAATGCAAAAGGAAACCAAAAGAGTTCAGGATTTCTTCCAGAAGAAAGAGCATGGGTTTCCAAGTTTTTAGATTCTGGATTTTTAGATTGTTATCGGGTCTTACAACCGGAAACCAGAGATGACTATTCCTGGTGGACCTACCGCTTCCAAGCTCGGAAGAATAATAAGGGTTGGAGGATTGATTACTTTTTTATTACAAAATCATCTTTATACAAACTGGAATCTGTATCCATAGCCAAAGAACCGATTCTCTCCGACCATGCTCCTGTCGTTATGAAAATCCAATTCACTTGA
- a CDS encoding adenylate/guanylate cyclase domain-containing protein: MIEISAEIPFLRTSKLTFLFWDESPGSLETWDWSEGLTIFFQTRRAGELEFRFGPPLWGIPAETNRIEFPFVSIHNIPTNKYLATELSRLGEGKTFFVLIPKRMELEARSVFARLEYLWDDKISPDRISHKFGLTGKTSSVSESQVSKETNAKKNQFTYPPLEFIGKSGRKKIREEELVAAGGNLNGSYVETNSELISENPTVVSTFEDESPNHPYDLIESSFAEEVVTKEPESVETASKPESTEPEISESPDLHTLDGSSNTKFSLQLKMMGVISFLFALSVGVIIFFASFYFKRSIELQLRDNNIRIAEIIGSKVKSDILGVVEKGRQIAITLTTQGLPEAERRLLIKTFFQNDKEFIYLGIFEKKENTLIMKREVFNEEELKKSSVTEEDFHNVVNRNRDALAEAFNGQAVLLNSSPGFQEPSFAIAIPTSENGELDNALVMIVKLNKIIGAFSKKGIETTFMVNGNGTALAHPKEDLILAATDLASMPIVKSMLTSAPNTGQMSYIDEELGGSYLGSFQKIGFADAGVITIVSEEKAFADVYKSQKTNLYIAGIGLCAALIFVFFFSKTITRPVLQLLSATLEIAKGNFKIGIKPTTQDEVGLLTKYFIDMGQGLEEREKVKNILGSMIDPVVVQEAMVDLAALKRGSETHITAFFSDVASFSTISEQLKSADLAALLNEYLSAMTLLLKKHEGVLDKYIGDAIVGIFNAPVPVIDHELKAARASVDMVMKLAELREYWTKNNLYSKEAQVMDARIGLNSGPAKVGFMGTDALASYTMMGDTVNLAARLEAAGKDYGVNILITDPIQVAIQEEMVTRYMDLVRVKGKNEPVRIHELIGYRSLVLPNQIEAAEIYEAGFKAYLEKNWVSAIQYFKESEKAKGKKDKSCHMIIERCEEYKINPPDPDWDGVFTRTHK; the protein is encoded by the coding sequence ATGATAGAAATTTCCGCAGAAATTCCGTTCCTCCGAACGTCCAAACTAACGTTTCTCTTCTGGGACGAATCCCCAGGAAGTCTAGAAACCTGGGATTGGAGTGAGGGGCTTACTATATTCTTTCAAACTCGGCGTGCCGGGGAATTGGAATTTCGATTTGGACCCCCACTTTGGGGCATTCCAGCAGAAACCAATCGTATTGAGTTTCCTTTTGTATCCATTCATAACATTCCAACGAATAAATACCTAGCAACCGAATTGTCAAGGTTAGGTGAGGGAAAGACTTTTTTTGTTCTGATCCCAAAACGAATGGAATTGGAGGCTCGATCTGTTTTTGCAAGATTAGAATACCTTTGGGATGACAAAATTTCTCCTGATCGAATCTCTCATAAATTTGGCCTTACGGGAAAAACAAGTTCTGTTTCAGAATCCCAAGTTTCGAAAGAAACAAATGCAAAAAAAAATCAGTTCACTTATCCTCCTTTAGAATTTATCGGGAAGTCAGGAAGAAAAAAAATTAGAGAAGAGGAATTGGTTGCTGCAGGAGGAAACCTAAATGGTTCTTATGTAGAAACAAATTCTGAACTAATTTCTGAAAATCCAACTGTGGTTTCTACTTTTGAAGATGAATCCCCCAATCATCCTTACGATTTAATTGAATCTTCTTTTGCGGAAGAAGTTGTGACGAAAGAACCTGAATCAGTGGAAACCGCTTCGAAGCCGGAATCTACGGAACCTGAAATAAGTGAATCTCCCGATTTACATACATTAGATGGATCCTCAAATACAAAGTTTTCCCTTCAGTTAAAAATGATGGGTGTTATAAGTTTTCTTTTTGCATTGTCCGTAGGAGTTATCATCTTTTTTGCTTCTTTTTATTTTAAAAGATCCATTGAACTTCAGTTAAGGGACAACAACATTCGTATCGCAGAAATTATAGGTTCAAAAGTTAAATCTGATATTTTGGGAGTTGTAGAAAAAGGTCGCCAAATTGCCATTACCCTTACGACCCAAGGCCTTCCTGAGGCAGAACGAAGACTTTTGATCAAAACCTTTTTTCAAAATGATAAAGAATTTATATACCTAGGGATTTTCGAAAAAAAAGAAAATACTCTCATTATGAAACGAGAGGTATTTAATGAAGAAGAACTGAAAAAAAGTTCTGTTACAGAAGAAGATTTTCATAATGTAGTAAATCGAAATCGAGATGCGTTGGCGGAAGCCTTCAATGGACAAGCTGTGTTATTAAACTCAAGTCCTGGGTTTCAAGAACCATCGTTTGCCATTGCCATTCCCACTTCTGAAAATGGTGAATTAGACAATGCTCTTGTGATGATTGTTAAATTAAACAAAATCATCGGAGCATTTTCCAAAAAAGGAATCGAAACCACTTTTATGGTTAATGGGAATGGGACTGCCCTTGCTCATCCTAAAGAAGACTTAATTCTTGCGGCCACTGATCTTGCTTCTATGCCAATCGTAAAATCGATGTTAACAAGTGCGCCTAATACAGGGCAAATGAGTTATATAGATGAAGAATTGGGTGGTTCTTATTTAGGATCCTTCCAAAAGATTGGATTTGCTGATGCTGGTGTGATCACTATTGTTTCGGAAGAAAAAGCATTTGCTGATGTTTATAAAAGCCAAAAAACAAATCTTTACATTGCAGGAATTGGTCTTTGTGCGGCATTGATCTTTGTATTTTTCTTTTCTAAGACAATTACAAGACCTGTATTACAACTTCTTTCAGCCACTTTAGAAATTGCGAAAGGTAATTTTAAAATAGGAATCAAACCAACCACTCAAGATGAGGTTGGACTTCTTACGAAATACTTTATTGATATGGGACAAGGTTTAGAAGAAAGGGAGAAGGTAAAAAACATTCTGGGAAGTATGATCGATCCAGTTGTGGTTCAAGAAGCCATGGTGGATCTTGCTGCTTTGAAACGCGGATCAGAAACCCACATCACTGCATTTTTTTCTGATGTTGCAAGTTTTTCAACGATCTCAGAACAGTTGAAGTCAGCAGACCTTGCCGCTTTATTAAATGAATATTTATCTGCAATGACCCTTCTTCTGAAAAAACACGAAGGTGTTTTGGACAAATACATTGGGGATGCCATTGTAGGAATTTTTAATGCTCCTGTTCCTGTGATCGACCATGAACTAAAAGCGGCTCGTGCGAGTGTCGATATGGTGATGAAACTTGCTGAACTTAGGGAATATTGGACAAAAAACAATCTTTATTCCAAAGAAGCTCAAGTGATGGATGCTCGAATTGGGCTAAATTCTGGACCAGCTAAGGTTGGTTTTATGGGAACAGATGCCCTGGCTTCTTACACGATGATGGGTGATACTGTCAACCTTGCAGCCAGGTTAGAAGCTGCAGGCAAGGATTATGGGGTGAACATTCTAATTACGGATCCGATTCAAGTGGCCATACAGGAAGAAATGGTAACTCGTTATATGGATTTGGTTCGTGTGAAAGGTAAAAATGAGCCTGTCAGAATCCACGAGCTAATTGGTTATCGATCCTTGGTTTTACCGAATCAAATCGAAGCAGCGGAGATTTATGAAGCGGGATTTAAAGCTTATTTAGAAAAAAACTGGGTTTCTGCGATTCAATATTTTAAAGAATCTGAAAAGGCAAAAGGAAAAAAAGATAAATCCTGCCATATGATCATCGAACGTTGTGAAGAATATAAAATTAACCCACCTGATCCTGATTGGGATGGTGTATTTACCAGGACACATAAATAA